From Chlamydiifrater volucris, one genomic window encodes:
- the dapF gene encoding diaminopimelate epimerase translates to MGSSYKKYSGAGNTFAVCEAASLSDEECSRLSMQTGTDGLLALSDSSVADVAVRIFNSDGSRAEMCGNGLRCLVFHVATQRGLSEVSVETFSGIYKATVSSSGQVTVDMTKEDWNFRPVSLGKSFFPESRMFWLNTGVPHLVVFVSRTLSEEEVFDYGRKLRWHDVFSPEGVNVNFATFIGNKEIKVFTYERGLERESQACGTGAVAVALSAAFLQPIGLQVYIKTRSEGVLVVDFSEDRKKVFLTGPVKELKLSEESIV, encoded by the coding sequence ATGGGTAGCTCTTATAAGAAATATTCTGGAGCGGGAAATACTTTCGCTGTTTGTGAAGCAGCAAGTCTTTCTGATGAAGAGTGTTCTCGTTTGAGCATGCAGACGGGGACTGATGGGCTTTTGGCTCTTTCTGATTCTTCTGTAGCGGACGTCGCTGTTCGCATTTTTAATAGTGATGGTTCTCGTGCGGAGATGTGTGGGAATGGGCTCAGGTGTCTAGTTTTTCACGTAGCTACTCAGAGAGGATTGTCGGAAGTGAGTGTGGAAACCTTTTCGGGGATCTATAAAGCCACAGTATCTTCTTCAGGTCAAGTGACGGTCGACATGACCAAGGAAGACTGGAACTTCCGTCCTGTCTCTTTAGGAAAAAGTTTTTTTCCAGAAAGTCGTATGTTTTGGCTGAATACTGGGGTTCCGCATTTGGTTGTTTTTGTATCGAGAACATTATCTGAGGAAGAAGTTTTTGATTACGGAAGAAAGCTTCGTTGGCATGACGTTTTTTCTCCCGAAGGTGTTAACGTAAATTTTGCCACATTTATAGGCAACAAAGAGATAAAGGTGTTTACCTATGAGAGGGGCCTAGAAAGAGAATCTCAGGCTTGCGGTACCGGTGCTGTAGCTGTAGCTTTGTCGGCAGCTTTTCTACAACCAATAGGTCTTCAGGTTTATATAAAAACAAGATCGGAAGGTGTTTTGGTAGTAGACTTTTCTGAAGATAGAAAAAAAGTTTTTTTAACAGGCCCTGTTAAAGAATTAAAACTTTCAGAGGAATCTATAGTTTGA
- a CDS encoding ATP-dependent Clp protease proteolytic subunit codes for MPSNEESFHNLRDVIERKILESRRIFFCEPVTEKSSSEAIRKLWFLEMIDPGKPITFVINSPGGSVDAGFAVWDQIKMITSPVTTVVTGLAASMGSVLSLCAEPGRRFATPNARIMIHQPSIGGAITGQATDLDIHAREILKTKARLVDLYEKATKQPRDVIEKAIDRDTWMTADEAKAFGLLDGVLFSFNDL; via the coding sequence ATGCCTTCCAATGAAGAATCTTTTCACAATTTGCGAGACGTTATTGAGCGCAAAATTTTAGAGTCGAGACGTATATTCTTTTGCGAGCCTGTAACGGAAAAAAGCTCTTCGGAAGCGATCAGAAAGCTCTGGTTTCTAGAAATGATAGATCCTGGAAAACCGATTACTTTCGTTATCAATAGTCCTGGTGGTTCAGTGGATGCAGGCTTCGCTGTTTGGGATCAAATTAAAATGATAACATCTCCAGTCACGACTGTGGTTACGGGTTTAGCAGCCTCCATGGGATCTGTATTGAGCTTATGTGCGGAACCTGGACGACGCTTTGCTACTCCTAATGCTCGCATTATGATTCACCAACCATCTATTGGAGGAGCCATAACGGGGCAGGCCACGGATTTGGATATTCATGCTAGAGAGATTCTTAAAACTAAGGCCCGTTTGGTAGACCTCTACGAAAAGGCAACAAAACAACCTAGGGATGTTATAGAAAAAGCTATAGATAGGGATACGTGGATGACAGCTGATGAGGCTAAAGCTTTTGGTCTTTTGGACGGGGTGTTGTTTTCGTTTAATGATTTATAA